The sequence CATGTCGGTAAAGGCGGTTGCGACAAGTTCACCCGATGCGGTGCGAAGTTCGACTCGAACTCCGGACAAGCCCGATTCGCCGGCGTCCTTGATTCCATCGCGGAACGGAGCAACCGAACCTCCCGATTTGATGACTTCGTTAAGGTTTTCAACTTCATCGACAAAGATCGATCCGGCAACGGTCGATCCGGTTCCTGGATCGGTTGGGTCGTTGTCAATGATCGTGACTGCGGACGCACTCGCACCGAGCACGGCACCGCCGGTAGCTCCGGAAATCGTGACGTTGAATGTCTCGTTCGGCTCGTCGACGGTGTCGTCGATGATCGATACGGTAATGGTTTTCGTCGCGCTGTCGCCATCGGCAAACGTGACCGTCTCGGTCTTTCCGGTGTAATCGGCTCCTGAGATTGCAGTGCCGTTGGACGTGGCGAACACAACCGAAACCGCGCCGTCGCTGCCGCCGGTACGAGTAACGGTGAAGGTCGCAAACGCTCCACCTTCACCAACCGAAAGCGTTGCGGGCGATAGCGAGATTGTTCCCGGGTTCACAACCACTTGGTCGTCGTTGGTGATCGTTCCTGTCGCAGCTGCTGCGGCACCCACGTCATAAGACGCTGTGTCGACCACGGTCAGAATGATTGTCTCGTTAGGTTCAACGACAGTATCGTCCGTTGGGTTGACGCTCACGGTCGCCGAAGATTGACCAGCGGGAATCGTCACGCTGCCAGAGAGTGCGGTGAAGTCGCTTCCCGATGTGGCAGTGCCGCTGACGGTGTAGTTCACCGTCAGATCAGAGGTCGTAGCGCCGGTACGTGTGAACGTGTAGACCAAGGTGCCCGAGCCATCTTCGTTGACTGCTGACGGAGCTACCGCAACGGTGACCACCGGAGTGACCGGGGCCGTATCGTCGTTGGTGATCGTCCCGGTCGCCGCACCGGCTGCACCCACATCGTAGGTCGCGGTGTCGGTGATCGTGAGGATGATGGTTTCGTCTGGTTCAACGACGGAATCATCGGTCGGGTTGACGCTGAGCGTGACGGACGACTGTCCTGCAGGAATCGTGACCGTTCCCGAGAGCGCCGTGAAATCGGTGCCGGAGGTCGCTGTCCCGCTGACCGTGTAGGTCACTGCCAACGCATTCGTGGTGGCACCGGTTCGAGCAAACGTGTAGACCAGTGCTCCCGATCCATCTTCGTTTACGGCCGTAGGATTCACCGTTACGGTAACCACTGGCGTCGCAGTAGCCGTGTCGTCGTCGGTGATCGTACCCGTCGCCGAACCTGCAGCACCGACGTCGTAGGTCGCCGTGTCGGTAATCGTCAAGATAATGGTTTCGTCCGGTTCGACGACCGAATCGTCAGTTGGATTGACGCTGACCGTCGCGGAGGATTGTCCCGCAGGAATGGTAACGGTGCCCGAAAGTGCAGTGAAGTCGGTGCCGGACGTCGCCGTTCCGCCGACGGTGTAACTGACTGCCAATGCGTCCGTGGTCGCACCCGAGCGGGTGAATGTGTAGATCAACGTTCCCGATCCATCCTCGTTCACCGCCGCAGGGTTGACTGCTACGGTGACAACCGGAGTGACGGTGGCGACGTCGTCGTTGGTGATCGTTCCGGTCGCAGTGGCCGAGGCGCCGACGTCATAGCTTGCAGTGTCGGTGACCGTTAGAACGATGGTCTCATCCGGCTCGACGGTGTCGTCATCCGTTGGATCGACACTGACGGTTGCCGAGGCTTGCCCTGCAGGAATGGTCAACGTGCCCGAAAGTGCGGTGAAATCGGTTCCTGACGTGGCGGTTCCGCTGACGGTGTAGTCCACGGTCAAGGCGTCTGTGGTAGCGCCGGTTCGCGTGAAGGTGTAATTCAATGCATTGTTGCCGTCTTCATTGACCGCCGCTGGCGATACGGCCACCGAAACGGTCGGAGTCACCGGAGCACCGTCGACGGTCGCGTTGATCACGAATCGGGCGTCGGCGTCAAAGCGAACTTGATCCAGCGGTACTGGACGCGAATTGTCGTTGCCTTGCTCATCGGGCTCTTCCAAGAACCCGTAGATCAAGAACGATTCGCCGTTGCTGTCTTCACCCGGAGTCACTTCAAAGGTCAAACCTTGGACCGGAGCGTTGATAAAGACAGGGATGCTGAGGGCGTCAAAGACGTTGTCCAGCGTGTCTTCATCGCCACCGTTGGCTTCGGGAACCCCGCCAGCGATGACCGGACCCAATCCACCGATGTCGTTAAACACTTCGGCTGGATCGGCTGTATTGGGATCAAACGATCCAATCGCAGGGCGGTTGTTAAGGAATTCGAACGAGCCGCCATTGGGGTTGGGTAGCGAGCGGCTTTCGTAATCGATGTCGTAACGCTGGCCAATTGCGGTTCCGCTACTATCGACGCCTTGCAGCACATTGTCGGTGCGGAATTCTTGGTTCGTCACCGCAGCGGCGTTGTAGGGAAATTCACCCACGCCAGGGATGCTGATCACAGGTTGGACTCTAATGGTCGGCTGGTTCACGCCGATCGCGTCGTTGCCGCCAAAGCGAACCTGCAAAAAGAAGTCATCAGGGTCGGCCGATGGCAGACGGGTGACTTGGACCGTGGTGCCCGCATCGAGGAACAACCCATTGGCGTCCTCGAGCGTTTCCAAAGCGGCTGTCAGCGTGCCGGTCGGGTCCGCGGTGAAATCGGTTGCGGCAATTCTTGCGGTGTTGGTGCTAACCTGGCCGGTGGCCGAAGTCAGCGTCACTTCCAACGCTAGAGTTTGAGTCGGATCGTCGATCTGTTGGCCGATCTTGATCTGCTGCGTCTCGGCAATGATCGGGGTGATCAGGCTAGGCGCATTGGTAGCACCGGAAACGCCGATGTCCGCGACAAGCTGGAATACGCCTTGGCGGAAGCGAACGTCAACGGTTTGACCCGGGGTTCCGGTGGGCAACGTGAAGACCTTGTCTTCACGAAGGTCCAAATATCCCACTTCCAACTCAAATACTTGCCCGACTGCAACGTTGTAGGCGCCGTTGCTGTCGCGGACCAACTCAGCACTGCTGCCGTCGCGAGCGCTCAATTGCACTTCAAGCAACGGTTCGCCAGCGCCTTCGCCCATGCGGTTGAGCGTGTTGATTACCGACAACGCGTCCGCCGCGGTCACGCGATTGTCACCATTGACGTCCACAAACGCCTTGATCTCTTCGCCTTGCCCGACTTCCGAAGAATTGCCACCGTTGCGGTTGAGGTGATTGATGACCGTCAACGCGTCCATGGGGGTGACCCGCATGTTGTTGTCGACGTCATTGGCGAGAAAGTAATTATGAGCGGCTGCAAAGTCGCCTGCGAGAAGTTCCCGTCGCTCAAGCGCTTCGCTGCTCAAACGTCGCGTGGGCTTTTGACCACGTTGGACTTGATCGTTGGAACGTTTGTCGGCCCTCAGCCATCCGGAGCGACGGAGCAAGTGACGCAGATGTTTCATCTGTTTTTCTCAGGAAGATGAAGGAGATTTTTGGGGAAAACTCGATGCCGAACACGACTGACACAGTCAAGTGATTCGGTTCAAGCTTGGAATTAGATCGACATAGAGTGACCAAGTCGAAAAAACATGCGAACCAGCCTATCTTATCTGGCGTTCCTAACTTATCAACATCCAGGGCAATCTATGCGGGCTAGCGACACTATGTTGTCGGTTAGAGATCGCAATATTCAAAAGGTTCCGATTTTTCTGTCGGAAAATAATTTCGGCTCGTCAGATTGCGGGGGTCGATAAGGGGGGATCGGTTCCAGTCAAGGAGCCCAGTTCCATCGACTCGGACCCCATTGTGCTTAGCGACTTTTCATTGACAACTAAATTCTGGGGGAACTTTTCGGAGATTTCTTCGGACATAGGAAGTATTTTGCTCGGTTCCACAGACGGTACCATCATTGGTGGGGTATTGAGTTTTTTGACGCCGGAGCGTTCCAGAGCGTCGCCAGCGACGCGATCCGGGGAAAATTCCAGCGGGGGGGCGTCCGCAGCCGCGCGAACGTGGCTTGGCCACTGGGCGAGCGCTCGGTCTCGAGAGGCAATGGATGGCTCAAACCCTTGCTCGGCTTGCGAATTTTGCTGGGCTCCCGAATCTTGCTCGGCAGCTAGCTCGCTTGTTTTCGCTTCGCCTTCGCCCAACTCTGACTCGCCGTCCGAATCCGTGCCGCCCGAATCCGTGCCGTCCGCGTTTCCGTTGGATGACAGCGCATTGATCACCAATAACGCGTCCAACGCGGTGACATCCCCATCGTTGTTGACATCAATCGACGGGCCCGCGGTTTCGCTAGCACCAAGCGTTCGCGGTCGATTGATGTTTAAATCGTTGATGATCACCAACGCGTCTTGCGCGGTGACGATTTGGTCTCGGTTCACGTCTCCCGGCATATTGGCGTTGTGTCGAGGGCTGGTGACGCGGCTGGCGATGACCACCACATCGTCGCTTGCACCATTGGTCACCTGAATTGCAGGGGCCGGATCGTCGAACGCGTAGATCAATTTTGTCGCCGCAAGCTCTAGCACGTAGTCCCCATCGGGAAGATGACTGAACTGCAACGCTCCCGATCCGTTGGTCGTGATTTGATCGTCAAATCCAAAGCTCAGGTCCGAGATGGCAATCGAGGAATTCGCATGTCCGAACGCACGAATCTCGGCGATTTCGCCCCCTGCGTCCTGGATAGTCAGCTCGGTCGATTTGCCGTAGGAAACCGCGTCGCTGGTCACCCGTTTGATCAGTTGTCCGTTGCGATCGTACGCTTCGATACGCCCGTAGCTAACCGATCCTGCGTTGGCACCCCAAATCTGCAGGTTCACTTCACCAACGTCTTGGTCGAATTTAGCAATGAAAACATTGTTTGCGTTCCACTGCTCGCTCCACACGATGACCTGTGCGTCGAACGACTGAAAGAACTTCTGGTTGCTAGCAATCGGTGACTCGAACACGCCGAGCTGGCGTTGGTACGAAAAACCCTGGTTGGTCAACGTGACACCGGTAACGTTGCCACTAGCGATATAGCCATCAGGCAGCTCGTTCGCATGCACTTCACCGGAAAACAACGGAGTTCCATCCGCATTTCGCAGCGTTGCCGAGACGTTGCTCATCAACGGCTCTGATCCAGCACGGATCGAGTTGTCATCTTCGTCTAGAAAAACATACCCGGTGATACTGGCGGCGGAAATCGCAGGCGACTTGATGGTCCCCTCGACGATGTTGCTGGTCACGGTGGTGTTGACGTCGATGGCCCGCCAATCGATGGTCGAAAACGCTTGGTCAATCACGATCTGCAAATCAAAATCGACGACCTGTTGATCGGGGGTCGACGCAACAATCCAAGCACCCCCATCGAGCCGGTATTGCAGTTCGCTGACCCGATTCAAGGTGATGTCGCTTTGCGGCCCTTCGGAGTTTTGGTTTGCAAGCGCGACGGCATTGGCCGTGCCATCAAAATGGTAGGTAGAGGTCGAGGCATCAAAGTAACCCACGCCCTGAAGATTTAGCGGTACATCGGCAACGTCAAAAATGCCATCATTGTCGCTGTCCTGCCAACCGACCATTGCCAGCGTCGAAGCGGGGCTGGTGTGGTTTTCGTAGGCGACGGAGAGCGGATAACCGCCTCGCATGATGCTGTCTTCTTGGACAAATCCGCCCGTGGGGTTATCCGACGCATTTAAATTCTGAGTGTTGTAGTAGCCGCGTCGATCGGTCCACGATCCAGCACCGGGGTACTCGTCGCGAGCCCAGAAGATGTGTCCCATTTCGTGGGTGATAGTCGATGCCGGACGGGTCGACAGCGTGACCATAAACAAGCCACCTGAAAAGGCAAACGCCCCCGAAAAGTAACCGCCGGGAGCGAAGAAGCCATCGTGTTGGCCGGTGGACGGATTGATATCATCCGACGAATCGACGACGACGATGGTAAAGGACCAATCGGTCGCCAGCTTCTCTCGCTGGTCGTGGTTGAACGCCAAAACCGCGTTTTGCAGTGCGGACGATCCGGGGTAGTCAAGCGAATCCATAAATCCGCTCAAGGCCAGTTCAAAACCCTCGCTATTGCGATCGATCAGCTCGTACGGGGTTTCGACCGGGTTCTTGGCGTAAGTATCGTCGATCACGAATTCGAGCGAATGGACGCTATCAAACCCATCAAGGGTCTCGGCCCACCAATTCACCCCTTCGCTGATCTTGGCCAGCATCTCGTCGATTTCAGTTGGCGTCCAGTTTTGGGACTGGGCATCAATACTGCCGTCGCTCTCGAAAAAGATAGGCGTGACCGCGACCCGGCCAAGCAGAAATTCACCAGTATCGAGCTCTGTTGCTCCCAAGGGGGCTGCTGCTAGCAAGTTTCGCTTTTCCAGCTGCTGAAAACGAGCGGCTCGGCGGTGTGCCGAACGCTTTCGTCGTCGATTTGCAGGAGCACGAAACATAGGGGCCAAGCAGGTCCAATGGAGCCAAAAGAATGGGTAACAAAGGAATGATCGGCATTCTTTGCCAAATCGCCTC comes from Novipirellula caenicola and encodes:
- a CDS encoding dockerin type I domain-containing protein; translation: MFRAPANRRRKRSAHRRAARFQQLEKRNLLAAAPLGATELDTGEFLLGRVAVTPIFFESDGSIDAQSQNWTPTEIDEMLAKISEGVNWWAETLDGFDSVHSLEFVIDDTYAKNPVETPYELIDRNSEGFELALSGFMDSLDYPGSSALQNAVLAFNHDQREKLATDWSFTIVVVDSSDDINPSTGQHDGFFAPGGYFSGAFAFSGGLFMVTLSTRPASTITHEMGHIFWARDEYPGAGSWTDRRGYYNTQNLNASDNPTGGFVQEDSIMRGGYPLSVAYENHTSPASTLAMVGWQDSDNDGIFDVADVPLNLQGVGYFDASTSTYHFDGTANAVALANQNSEGPQSDITLNRVSELQYRLDGGAWIVASTPDQQVVDFDLQIVIDQAFSTIDWRAIDVNTTVTSNIVEGTIKSPAISAASITGYVFLDEDDNSIRAGSEPLMSNVSATLRNADGTPLFSGEVHANELPDGYIASGNVTGVTLTNQGFSYQRQLGVFESPIASNQKFFQSFDAQVIVWSEQWNANNVFIAKFDQDVGEVNLQIWGANAGSVSYGRIEAYDRNGQLIKRVTSDAVSYGKSTELTIQDAGGEIAEIRAFGHANSSIAISDLSFGFDDQITTNGSGALQFSHLPDGDYVLELAATKLIYAFDDPAPAIQVTNGASDDVVVIASRVTSPRHNANMPGDVNRDQIVTAQDALVIINDLNINRPRTLGASETAGPSIDVNNDGDVTALDALLVINALSSNGNADGTDSGGTDSDGESELGEGEAKTSELAAEQDSGAQQNSQAEQGFEPSIASRDRALAQWPSHVRAAADAPPLEFSPDRVAGDALERSGVKKLNTPPMMVPSVEPSKILPMSEEISEKFPQNLVVNEKSLSTMGSESMELGSLTGTDPPLSTPAI
- a CDS encoding Calx-beta domain-containing protein; translation: MKHLRHLLRRSGWLRADKRSNDQVQRGQKPTRRLSSEALERRELLAGDFAAAHNYFLANDVDNNMRVTPMDALTVINHLNRNGGNSSEVGQGEEIKAFVDVNGDNRVTAADALSVINTLNRMGEGAGEPLLEVQLSARDGSSAELVRDSNGAYNVAVGQVFELEVGYLDLREDKVFTLPTGTPGQTVDVRFRQGVFQLVADIGVSGATNAPSLITPIIAETQQIKIGQQIDDPTQTLALEVTLTSATGQVSTNTARIAATDFTADPTGTLTAALETLEDANGLFLDAGTTVQVTRLPSADPDDFFLQVRFGGNDAIGVNQPTIRVQPVISIPGVGEFPYNAAAVTNQEFRTDNVLQGVDSSGTAIGQRYDIDYESRSLPNPNGGSFEFLNNRPAIGSFDPNTADPAEVFNDIGGLGPVIAGGVPEANGGDEDTLDNVFDALSIPVFINAPVQGLTFEVTPGEDSNGESFLIYGFLEEPDEQGNDNSRPVPLDQVRFDADARFVINATVDGAPVTPTVSVAVSPAAVNEDGNNALNYTFTRTGATTDALTVDYTVSGTATSGTDFTALSGTLTIPAGQASATVSVDPTDDDTVEPDETIVLTVTDTASYDVGASATATGTITNDDVATVTPVVTVAVNPAAVNEDGSGTLIYTFTRSGATTDALAVSYTVGGTATSGTDFTALSGTVTIPAGQSSATVSVNPTDDSVVEPDETIILTITDTATYDVGAAGSATGTITDDDTATATPVVTVTVNPTAVNEDGSGALVYTFARTGATTNALAVTYTVSGTATSGTDFTALSGTVTIPAGQSSVTLSVNPTDDSVVEPDETIILTITDTATYDVGAAGAATGTITNDDTAPVTPVVTVAVAPSAVNEDGSGTLVYTFTRTGATTSDLTVNYTVSGTATSGSDFTALSGSVTIPAGQSSATVSVNPTDDTVVEPNETIILTVVDTASYDVGAAAAATGTITNDDQVVVNPGTISLSPATLSVGEGGAFATFTVTRTGGSDGAVSVVFATSNGTAISGADYTGKTETVTFADGDSATKTITVSIIDDTVDEPNETFNVTISGATGGAVLGASASAVTIIDNDPTDPGTGSTVAGSIFVDEVENLNEVIKSGGSVAPFRDGIKDAGESGLSGVRVELRTASGELVATAFTDMNGSYRFTGVTQGSYRIHFGVSTANTFLSGSNHVPVTVGASGSNVAATNLPVLGLSASMSNLDILASSYLRGNTDAASASNNGRRGGSVALDASGNQIFFMAAEGFDNVDYSELLLNANRDAAILTIVDGTEIKTALLDENDFVISRDGTALQFFGGVEELGFVSTSNPLTSQGFSQAAIDALFSRAAGIANSN